From the Huiozyma naganishii CBS 8797 chromosome 2, complete genome genome, one window contains:
- the RAD16 gene encoding DNA repair protein RAD16 (similar to Saccharomyces cerevisiae RAD16 (YBR114W); ancestral locus Anc_3.368) → MQEGGFIRRTRSGRSRAAKAKVNYVEINDFENEEDDATLKLEKTPDKHLNISDDYNDDEDYLEDDTDVAPVKEEEEKELVGVKNEVDELQITEVGESDDDEALSKKRKAPAKRAKSTKKRKAPKITPYERNTQRLFENHPELKDVFPDLQNSPAYTPIRSNQPEGMSIKLLPFQLEGLHWLLEQEAGKYAGGVLADEMGMGKTIQTIALLMADVTKRPSLVIAPTVALIQWKNEIDQHTNGKLKVYVYHGATRTNKIADISEFDVILTTYSVIESVYRKQNYGFRRKSGLVKEKSVLHNINFYRVILDEAHNIKDRQSNTARAVNVIKTEKRWCLSGTPLQNRIGEMYSLIRFLNIEPFSQYFCTKCDCASKEWKFSDNMHCDRCNHVIMQHTNFFNHFMLKNIQKFGVEGPGLESFMNIQTLLKNIMLRRTKVERADDLGLPPRIVTVRRDCFNEEEKDLYRSLYSDVKRKYNSYVEEGIVLNNYANIFSLITRMRQLADHPDLVLKRFRKSDPSVSDVIICELCDDEAEEPIESHCHHRFCRLCIKEYVESFMDKNAQKLTCPVCHIGLSIDLSQPALEVDMAAFKKQSIISRLNLQDTWKSSTKIEALVEELYKLRSKEKTIKSIVFSQFTSMLDLVEWRLRRAGFKTVKLQGSMSPTQRDQTIKYFMNNIRCEVFLVSLKAGGVALNLCEASQVFILDPWWNPSVEWQSGDRVHRIGQFRPVKITRFCIEDSIESRIIELQEKKANMIHATINQDEAAISRLTPDDLQFLFNN, encoded by the coding sequence ATGCAAGAAGGTGGGTTTATCCGGAGAACAAGAAGTGGGCGTAGCAGAGCAGCTAAGGCCAAGGTTAACTACGTAGAAATCAACGATTTTGAgaacgaagaagatgacGCTACTTTGAAATTAGAGAAAACACCGGACAAGCATCTCAACATAAGTGACGATTACaatgacgatgaggactATCTTGAAGATGACACGGATGTGGCTCCTGTaaaagaggaggaagaaaaggaattAGTGGGTGTCAAAAATGAGGTTGATGAATTACAAATCACAGAGGTTGGTGAAAgtgatgacgacgaagcTTTGTCGAAAAAGAGGAAGGCCCCAGCGAAAAGGGCAAAATCgacaaagaagagaaaagcACCCAAGATCACACCGTATGAAAGAAACACTCAGAGACTGTTCGAAAATCATCCGGAGTTAAAGGACGTCTTCCCTGATTTGCAAAATTCACCAGCCTATACTCCGATTAGATCGAACCAACCAGAAGGTATGAGTATTAAACTATTACCCTTCCAGTTGGAAGGTTTACACTGGCTCTTGGAACAAGAAGCGGGTAAATACGCTGGCGGTGTCCTGGCAGATGAAATGGGTATGGGTAAGACCATACAGACAATTGCACTTTTGATGGCGGATGTGACCAAGAGACCATCATTGGTCATTGCACCCACAGTAGCGCTAATACAGTGGAAAAACGAAATCGATCAGCACACGAACGGTAAGTTGAAAGTGTACGTCTATCACGGCGCCACAAGGACTAATAAGATTGCGGACATTTCGGAATTCGACGTTATCCTAACAACATACTCGGTTATTGAATCGGTATACAGGAAACAAAATTATGGGTTTAGAAGAAAGTCTGGCTTGGTCAAAGAAAAATCTGTGTTGCATAATATCAATTTCTACAGAGTGATCCTTGATGAGGCACACAATATCAAGGACAGACAAAGTAACACCGCAAGGGCTGTCAACGTGATCAAGACAGAGAAAAGATGGTGTCTCAGTGGTACCCCACTGCAAAACCGAATTGGTGAAATGTACTCACTGATTAGGTTTCTGAACATAGAACCATTTTCCCAATATTTCTGCACAAAGTGCGATTGTGCCTCAAAGGAATGGAAATTTTCTGATAATATGCATTGCGACCGTTGTAACCATGTTATCATGCAGCACaccaatttcttcaatcaTTTTATGTTGAAAaacattcaaaaatttggtGTTGAGGGGCCAGGATTGGAATCGTTCATGAACATCCAAACACTTCTTAAAAATATAATGTTACGAAGGACTAAAGTGGAACGTGCCGACGATTTGGGGTTGCCTCCAAGGATTGTTACCGTTAGACGTGACTGTTTcaacgaagaagaaaaggatCTGTACAGAAGCTTGTACAGTGACGTTAAGAGGAAGTACAATTCCTACGTAGAGGAAGGTATTGTGTTGAACAACTATGCGAACATTTTCTCGCTGATCACAAGAATGAGACAGCTGGCTGATCATCCGGATCTTGTTTTGAAACGTTTCAGGAAAAGTGACCCTAGTGTCTCTGATGTTATAATATGTGAATTATGTGATGATGAAGCAGAGGAACCAATAGAATCGCATTGTCATCACAGATTTTGCAGACTCTGCATAAAGGAGTACGTTGAGTCGTTCATGGACAAAAACGCGCAAAAATTGACTTGTCCCGTCTGTCACATTGGGTTGAGTATTGATCTCTCCCAACCGGCACTGGAGGTAGATATGGCGGCCTTTAAAAAACAAAGCATTATCAGTAGACTAAACCTTCAGGACACATGGAAATCTTCAACGAAAATTGAGGCGTTGGTTGAGGAGTTATACAAGCTAAGAtcgaaggaaaaaactATCAAGTCAATTGTCTTTTCACAGTTTACCAGTATGCTAGACCTTGTTGAGTGGAGATTGAGGAGAGCAGGGTTTAAGACTGTCAAACTACAAGGTAGCATGTCCCCAACTCAGAGAGATCAAACTATCAAATATTTTATGAACAACATTCGTTGCGAGGTCTTCCTGGTCAGTTTAAAAGCAGGTGGTGTGGCATTGAATCTGTGTGAGGCTTCTCAAGTGTTCATTTTAGACCCTTGGTGGAATCCTAGTGTGGAGTGGCAGAGTGGTGACAGAGTACATAGAATTGGTCAGTTTAGACCTGTCAAGATTACCAGATTTTGCATCGAAGACAGTATAGAATCGAGAATCATCGAGCTAcaggaaaagaaagcaaatATGATTCACGCCACAATCAACCAAGATGAGGCAGCCATCAGCAGGTTGACACCCGACGATTTGCAATTTTTATTCAACAATTGA
- the SUS1 gene encoding Sus1p (similar to Saccharomyces cerevisiae SUS1 (YBR111W-A); ancestral locus Anc_3.366) — protein MASDLKAQIQSYLVESGNYEKISNALNDKLLQDGWADKVRDLTMQEIRSSNQANYKDVLEKIEPQALEMVSQNTRDDTLAQIKAFLEDIVETE, from the exons ATGGCCTCCGATTTGAAGGCGCAGATACAGAGTTATCTGGTCGAATCAGGAAACTACGAAAA AATATCCAATGCATTGAATGACAAATTGTTGCAAGACGGATGGGCTGATAAAGTGAGAGACCTCACAATGCAAGAGATTAGAAGCAGTAATCAAGCGAACTACAAGGAcgttcttgaaaaaatcgAACCACAGGCATTAG AAATGGTTTCGCAAAACACAAGAGATGATACATTAGCCCAAATCAAAGCATTTCTAGAAGACATCGTGGAGACTGAATAA
- the YSA1 gene encoding ADP-ribose diphosphatase (similar to Saccharomyces cerevisiae YSA1 (YBR111C); ancestral locus Anc_3.365), with translation MSLCLGRRLVSRGFKVMSAVKGSPSKARLVSSRPVLDTNECKWIGLEKMKYLDPNGNEREWDCAVRKTRNTGNVDGIGIFTILNYKDGRPLEVLLQKQFRPPVEGVCIEVPAGLIDADEGIETAALRELLEETGYIGKIIKQGPIIYNDPGFTNTNMSLLTAEVDMTLDENKNPKTQLEENEFIECFTVPLKELPEEMLKLEKEGYKLDARIQNVAHGIAIARQYNL, from the coding sequence ATGAGCTTGTGTCTTGGTAGGAGGTTAGTGTCGCGAGGGTTCAAAGTAATGAGTGCAGTGAAGGGTAGTCCCAGCAAGGCACGGTTGGTGTCGTCGCGTCCCGTGTTGGACACGAACGAGTGCAAGTGGATTGGGCTTGAGAAGATGAAGTATCTCGACCCGAACGGTAATGAGAGGGAGTGGGACTGTGCTGTGCGCAAGACTAGAAACACAGGGAACGTCGACGGTATCGGGATATTTACCATCTTAAACTACAAAGACGGTCGTCCCCTGGAGGTGCTGTTGCAAAAACAGTTTAGACCACCCGTGGAAGGTGTCTGTATCGAGGTCCCCGCGGGCTTGATCGACGCCGACGAGGGGATTGAAACCGCTGCTCTGAGAGAGCTGCTTGAGGAGACCGGCTACATAGGCAAGATCATCAAGCAGGGCCCCATCATCTACAACGACCCAGGGTTCACCAACACGAACATGTCATTGCTCACTGCCGAGGTGGATATGACATTGGACGAAAACAAGAACCCAAAGACGCAACTGGAAGAAAACGAGTTCATCGAGTGCTTCACCGTGCCTCTGAAAGAACTGCCCGAAGAGATGCTCAAACTCGAGAAAGAGGGCTACAAGTTGGATGCACGTATCCAAAACGTGGCACACGGTATTGCGATTGCCAGACAGTACAACCTGTAG
- the SPE3 gene encoding spermidine synthase (similar to Saccharomyces cerevisiae SPE3 (YPR069C); ancestral locus Anc_3.363), producing MSEQITHPTIVDGWFREISDTMWPGEAMTLKVDKVLHHEKSKYQDVLIFKSTDFGNVLVLDNAIQVTERDEFSYQEMIAHLALNSHPNPKKVLVIGGGDGGVLREIVKHECVEEAVLCDIDEAVIRLSKKYLPDMSKSYDHPKVKVHIGDGFQFLKEYQNTFDVIITDSSDPEGPAETLFQKPYFELLNDALTEKGVITTQAESFWIHLPIIKDLKKACKAVFPVAEYAWTSIPTYPTGMIGFMVCSKDKSVNVKKPLREISSAEEEKLYRYYSKDIHAASFVLPTWVAKELE from the coding sequence ATGTCCGAACAAATTACACACCCAACGATTGTCGATGGCTGGTTCAGAGAAATCTCTGATACCATGTGGCCCGGTGAAGCCATGACTTTGAAGGTGGACAAAGTTCTTCACCACGAGAAGTCCAAGTACCAGGATGTCCTGATCTTCAAGTCTACCGATTTTGGTAACGTCCTTGTTCTAGATAACGCCATCCAGGTTACTGAGCGCGATGAGTTCTCTTATCAGGAAATGATTGCCCATTTAGCATTGAACTCCCACCCTAACCCAAAGAAGGTTTTGGTcattggtggtggtgatggtggtgtCCTCAGAGAAATTGTCAAGCACGAGTGCGTCGAGGAGGCCGTCCTATGTGACATTGATGAGGCTGTCATCAGACTGTCAAAAAAGTACCTGCCAGATATGTCCAAGTCTTACGACCATCCAAAGGTCAAGGTCCACATTGGTGACGGTttccagttcttgaaggagtaCCAGAACACTTTTGACGTTATCATCACGGACTCTTCCGACCCAGAGGGTCCAGCTGAAACTTTGTTCCAGAAGCCTTACTTCGAATTGCTAAACGATGCCTTGACCGAAAAGGGTGTCATCACCACTCAAGCTGAATCGTTCTGGATTCATCTGCCAATTATCAAAGACTTGAAAAAGGCCTGTAAGGCCGTGTTCCCTGTCGCTGAATACGCATGGACTTCTATTCCAACTTACCCAACTGGTATGATTGGTTTCATGGTCTGCTCCAAGGACAAATCCGTAAACGTCAAGAAACCATTACGTGAAATTTCCAGCGCGGAGGAAGAGAAACTGTACAGATACTACAGCAAGGACATCCATGCGGCATCCTTTGTCTTGCCAACATGGGTCGCCAAGGAATTAGAATGA
- the ALG1 gene encoding chitobiosyldiphosphodolichol beta-1,4 mannosyltransferase (similar to Saccharomyces cerevisiae ALG1 (YBR110W); ancestral locus Anc_3.361), translating to MSLFSWVPNWLLWLLIVYISLPLALYVVFPYVFYGERSTKKRIIIYVLGDLGHSPRICYHASSFSESNFEVELCGYVDNKLPESISEDPNITVHSLGRCTKGGMIGKVLGQVFGIVKHLWALRGSDYILVQNPPSIPILPIVVVYRYLFRCKLIIDWHNLAYSILRLKYSGNNWHPLVLISIAIEFLFAHGANYHLTVTKAMKQFLSDKFWIPEKNCVVFYDRPAVQFRPFELSDGVSGKSRNEAIHSEPFIKDLIPQDFDLEKGDKIIVTSTSFTPDEDISILLGALKIYESSYKKFDSSLPRILCFITGKGPLKDHFIGEVAKNKKLWNRVHIEFVWLSSEDYPKLLRLCDFGVSLHTSSSGLDLPMKILDMFGSGIPVIALNYPVLDELVKHDVNGLKFMDRRELHEALIFATKDRKILTALKEGARRESENRWNSSWKASMKELRLIHK from the coding sequence ATGTCTCTTTTCAGCTGGGTACCTAATTGGCTTTTGTGGTTGCTTATTGTGTACATTTCGCTGCCATTGGCGTTGTACGTTGTTTTCCCGTATGTGTTTTACGGGGAGAGATCGACTAAGAAGAGGATAATTATTTATGTTCTTGGCGATTTGGGCCATTCCCCTCGTATTTGCTACCATGCCTCCAGTTTTAGTGAAAGCAACTTTGAGGTGGAACTGTGCGGGTACGTAGATAACAAATTGCCAGAGAGTATCAGCGAGGACCCTAATATAACGGTGCACTCTTTAGGGAGATGCACTAAGGGTGGGATGATTGGTAAAGTGTTGGGTCAGGTGTTCGGGATTGTGAAGCATTTATGGGCTTTGAGAGGAAGTGATTACATACTGGTTCAGAATCCACCAAGCATTCCGATTTTGCCGATTGTGGTAGTGTACAGGTACCTGTTCAGGTGTAAACTAATTATAGACTGGCACAACCTTGCGTACTCCATCCTACGGTTAAAATATAGCGGTAACAATTGGCACCCACTAGTTTTAATTTCCATTGCCATTGAGTTCTTGTTTGCCCATGGAGCTAACTATCATTTGACAGTGACAAAGGCGATGAAACAGTTCTTATCCGATAAATTCTGGATTCCCGAAAAAAACTGTGTGGTGTTTTACGATAGACCTGCTGTACAGTTTAGACCTTTTGAATTGTCCGATGGAGTATCCGGTAAGTCAAGAAATGAGGCAATTCACAGTGAACCGTTCATCAAGGATTTGATTCCACAAGATTtcgatttggagaagggCGACAAAATAATTGTCACGTCGACGTCCTTCACACCAGACGAAGATATATCGATTCTCCTGGGTGCTCTGAAAATTTACGAGAGTTCGTATAAGAAGTTTGATTCTTCGCTACCCCGGATCTTGTGTTTCATCACGGGGAAAGGCCCCTTGAAGGACCATTTTATTGGTGAAGTGgccaaaaataaaaagcTTTGGAATCGTGTCCACATCGAATTCGTGTGGTTATCTTCCGAGGATTACCCCAAACTGCTACGGCTGTGTGATTTTGGGGTATCCCTCCATACGTCAAGTTCTGGTCTAGACTTACCAATGAAGATTTTGGATATGTTCGGTTCAGGGATTCCCGTGATTGCGCTGAATTATCCAGTACTGGATGAGTTAGTAAAGCACGATGTGAACGGTTTGAAATTCATGGATCGTCGCGAGCTACACGAAGCGTTGATTTTTGCCACAAAGGATCGAAAAATCCTTACCGCGTTAAAGGAGGGTGCAAGAAGAGAGTCTGAAAACAGGTGGAATTCGAGTTGGAAGGCGTCCATGAAGGAATTGAGATTGATACACAAATAA
- the CMD1 gene encoding calmodulin (similar to Saccharomyces cerevisiae CMD1 (YBR109C); ancestral locus Anc_3.360), whose product MSSNLTEEQIAEFKEAFALFDKDNNGSISSSELATVMRSLGLSPSEAEVADLMNEIDVDGNHKIEFSEFLALMSRQLKSNDSEQELLEAFKVFDKNGDGLISAAELKHVLTSIGEKLTDAEVDDMLKEVSDGSGEINIEQFAALLSK is encoded by the coding sequence ATGTCTTCAAACCTAACGGAGGAACAAATTGCTGAGTTTAAGGAGGCCTTTGCGCTGTTTGACAAGGACAACAATGGGTCTATTTCGTCAAGCGAGCTTGCGACGGTCATGAGGTCTCTTGGGCTGTCCCCCAGTGAGGCGGAGGTTGCTGACTTGATGAACGAAATCGATGTCGATGGTAATCATAAGATCGAGTTCAGCGAGTTTTTGGCGCTGATGTCCCGTCAGTTGAAGTCCAACGACTCCGAACAAGAGCTTTTGGAGgccttcaaagtgttcgaCAAAAACGGCGATGGATTAATCTCTGCTGCCGAGTTGAAACATGTGTTGACCTCCATCGGTGAGAAATTAACAGATGCGGAAGTAGACGATATGTTGAAAGAAGTAAGTGATGGTTCCGGTGAAATCAATATCGAACAGTTCGCTGCTTTACTATCCAAATAA
- the AIM3 gene encoding Aim3p (similar to Saccharomyces cerevisiae YBR108W; ancestral locus Anc_3.359), with amino-acid sequence MDEFWDKNKGSIVSGLKTAGKYGYQGTKYVAKTGYQASKKHYNSSNAAQKNRNGSNDGESDESSVHEARRIEQMNDPKMFPPPPLKPGQNQYRTDGSLISNGMSTQAYNQANPQQPILYSSPSDPFFNRNMGQGQEQRHYDRSMSFETSSYQSMPQQQQQQQQQQQAQYYQNTPFQQHGQGNQQGMPPHQMGQGYQQGMPQQQMGQGFQQGMQQQQMDQGYQQNSPQYISPHSTEQSFHNEAQPQQSQGNPEFEHQTANSIQNRPMVPLPSQIPMSELTTRNIAENVNNLPSSVLNPAAVAIGPQIKVKPFNREEYEASKHQKKEPIQLIDATALDPPPRHKYAGSATSSKGQSPVAPPVVSTDAGRSSSSSEHIRSGTSNKSSSTELQNQDKQEKAGIIGRYQEPVLNFAPPPKPHRSWEIPFDRNQAPLRPLVYSSKVSLNSTTSSLSPSAPPAIPKRSANESSPTGNTTGHATQPLPVVNSNEQKTDNTHPVQSSAKPVILGEYNEPTTSFAPPPKPHRSTESIGGKSQVLDSDTEVMSNFVESNPLPKSRSSASLSSFEHRTKNDDIARAAVFAGKRFDPNHFPVPPKPSQKARETQQKQTRRSPEPDLRSPSMTSLASKRSIESGSKFHGIQIMAPESLDYVPSEVTNAVDDECSGRKGSNDGTLQQFLQPSKQFKASAKMLDKEIIGDGNFQKGSGSESSTHAKILDNVTHGVSSLSLNKGLKDKMKPPTVKPKPAGFQLKPTDKKSSPPAVKPKPSNLADLSKDVFYDAVSTVPSKSVGKALDRRESDFRSRQSPPAPPAQRKAMPLPNKVTSGANSSKEGGSGKDDDDDINPFSIYKKEAVPAKDDTFH; translated from the coding sequence ATGGATGAATTCTGGGATAAGAATAAAGGTTCGATAGTGTCTGGTTTGAAAACTGCAGGAAAGTACGGTTATCAGGGAACAAAATACGTCGCGAAGACCGGTTATCAAGCAAGTAAAAAGCATTACAATTCCAGCAATGCGGCacagaagaacagaaacgGATCCAATGATGGGGAAAGTGATGAGAGTTCCGTCCATGAGGCCAGAAGGATTGAACAAATGAACGATCCAAAAATGTTCCCTCCTCCCCCTTTAAAACCGGGACAGAACCAATATCGAACTGATGGATCATTGATCTCAAATGGCATGAGTACTCAAGCTTATAACCAGGCGAATCCACAGCAGCCAATTCTATACAGCAGTCCATCTGATCCATTTTTTAATCGAAATATGGGGCAAGGGCAGGAACAGCGGCACTACGACAGATCAATGTCATTTGAAACTTCCTCATATCAATCTATGcctcagcagcaacagcagcagcagcaacagcaacaagcACAATATTATCAGAATACTCCATTTCAACAACATGGGCAAGGTAATCAACAAGGTATGCCTCCACATCAGATGGGACAAGGCTATCAACAAGGTATgccacagcagcaaatgGGGCAAGGCTTTCAACAGGGTatgcaacagcagcaaatgGATCAAGGTTATCAACAAAACAGTCCACAATATATATCACCTCACTCAACAGAGCAAAGTTTTCATAATGAAGCACAACCCCAGCAATCCCAAGGTAACCCTGAGTTTGAACATCAAACTGCAAACTCCATACAAAATCGACCAATGGTGCCTCTTCCTTCACAGATCCCAATGTCTGAGCTCACAACGAGAAATATTGCTGAAAACGTGAACAATCTGCCATCTTCCGTTTTGAATCCTGCCGCAGTGGCAATAGGACCTCAAATCAAAGTCAAGCCTTTCAACAGAGAGGAATATGAGGCGTCAAAAcatcaaaagaaagaacCGATTCAGTTAATTGATGCTACGGCGCTCGATCCACCTCCTAGACATAAGTATGCTGGATCAGCTACCTCGTCGAAGGGTCAGTCTCCGGTTGCTCCCCCTGTGGTGTCGACGGACGCCGGTAggtcctcctcgtcatcagaACACATACGTTCCGGCACTAGCAACAAAAGCTCTTCTACAGAGCTACAAAACCAGGATAAACAGGAAAAGGCTGGGATTATAGGTAGGTATCAGGAACCGGTGCTCAATTTTGCACCACCTCCAAAGCCACATCGTTCCTGGGAAATTCCATTTGATAGAAACCAAGCGCCACTTAGACCGCTGGTTTATTCCTCTAAAGTTTCATTGAATTCAACGACAAGTTCTTTATCTCCTAGCGCCCCACCGGCAATACCAAAAAGGTCAGCCAACGAGAGTAGTCCAACAGGTAATACTACAGGTCATGCAACGCAACCTCTTCCTGTCGTGAATTCCAATGAGCAGAAAACCGATAACACACATCCAGTACAATCAAGTGCAAAACCAGTCATCTTGGGCGAATATAATGAACCCACAACTTCGTTTGCTCCCCCACCAAAACCGCATCGGTCTACGGAAAGCATTGGCGGGAAGTCACAAGTATTGGATTCAGATACGGAAGTGATGAGTAATTTTGTTGAGTCGAACCCTCTCCCAAAGAGTCGGTCTTCAGCTTCCTTGTCAAGCTTCGAACACCGTACCAAGAATGATGATATAGCTAGAGCTGCTGTGTTTGCTGGAAAGCGCTTTGACCCAAACCACTTTCCAGTACCTCCAAAACCTTCTCAGAAAGCGAGGGAAACTCAACAGAAGCAGACACGGCGCTCTCCTGAACCAGACCTGCGCTCCCCTTCTATGACATCTTTAGCCTCGAAAAGGAGTATTGAAAGTGGGTCTAAGTTCCATGGGATACAAATAATGGCACCGGAATCTCTAGATTACGTTCCCTCGGAAGTTACCAATGCAGTAGACGATGAATGTTCCGGTAGAAAGGGTTCGAATGACGGTACACTCCAACAGTTCTTACAGCCATCAAAACAATTCAAAGCTTCCGCCAAAATGCTCGATAAAGAAATAATCGGAGATGGTAACTTCCAAAAGGGTTCAGGTTCCGAATCGAGTACACATGCTAAGATCCTCGACAATGTTACCCATGGTGTGTCATCATTATCCCTGAACAAGGGGTTGAAGGACAAAATGAAACCGCCAACCGTTAAACCAAAACCTGCTGGATTCCAATTGAAGCCTACTGATAAGAAAAGCTCACCTCCCGCTGTAAAGCCAAAACCAAGCAATTTGGCTGACTTATCGAAGGATGTATTCTACGATGCTGTTTCTACGGTACCATCGAAAAGTGTAGGGAAGGCATTGGACCGTAGGGAGTCAGACTTTCGCAGTAGGCAGTCACCCCCCGCACCACCTGCACAGCGGAAGGCTATGCCACTACCCAATAAGGTAACAAGCGGTGCAAACTCCAGCAAGGAAGGTGGCTCCGGGaaggatgacgatgacgatatTAACCCCTTCTCAATATACAAAAAGGAGGCTGTCCCAGCAAAGGATGATACGTTCCATTAA
- the IML3 gene encoding Iml3p (similar to Saccharomyces cerevisiae IML3 (YBR107C); ancestral locus Anc_3.358) — translation MPILWNCYGFNKVVDIDPVVIGLWEVLLDSAILYHDDVLNVDGLAIDDQRDDDIVRRNITIEGPNFVFRLVFREDKMGPVSALCYAEDISLRDTWFNWLKNSLGIIIWPLSFNTDQMFSILDAQIVGNKGKLYDTKLIFQDNELDDEETSQELKYLGKYSIEISKFSIGQLVGDNRESVYLKKVLPYLYEKTGFKVLELPIKHIILTNLITVRSANIVTQKLDVTDEAKLYIYSLIEGYHSPDYAAGATNFSPSLPLRQN, via the coding sequence ATGCCGATCCTGTGGAACTGTTATGGGTTTAATAAAGTGGTGGACATCGATCCTGTGGTAATTGGTCTTTGGGAAGTGCTGCTGGACAGCGCGATTCTGTACCACGACGATGTTTTGAATGTTGACGGTCTTGCAATTGACGATCAGCGCGATGACGACATAGTTCGGAGAAATATCACAATTGAGGGACCAAATTTTGTCTTCAGATTGGTGTTCCGAGAGGACAAGATGGGTCCAGTATCGGCACTGTGTTATGCAGAAGATATCTCACTAAGAGACACGTGGTTCAACTGGCTGAAAAATAGTCTTGGCATCATTATCTGGCCCCTATCCTTCAATACCGACCAGATGTTTAGTATACTGGACGCCCAAATTGTTGGGAATAAAGGCAAGTTGTATGATACGAAGTTGATATTCCAAGATAATGAATTggatgacgaggaaacAAGTCAGGAACTGAAATATTTGGGCAAGTACTCGATTGAAATTTCGAAGTTCAGCATCGGTCAATTGGTGGGGGATAACAGAGAGTCAGTCTATCTAAAGAAAGTTCTGCCGTATCTGTACGAGAAGACaggtttcaaagtgttggaGTTACCAATCAAACACATCATTTTAACAAACCTAATTACCGTACGCTCCGCCAACATAGTTACCCAAAAGCTAGATGTAACTGATGAGGCTAAgctgtatatatacagttTAATCGAGGGGTATCACTCGCCCGATTATGCAGCCGGTGCCACTAACTTTTCTCCGAGTCTCCCTCTACGTCAAAACTAG
- the KNAG0B01520 gene encoding HesB/IscA family protein (similar to Saccharomyces cerevisiae ISA2 (YPR067W); ancestral locus Anc_3.357), with the protein MFFRGSRNFVRFASSNLAASLVQPRQVLNLADQKLNLNITQRAANKLSDIYDSSKEYLSIDVESGGCHGYQYNLHLKKEVPTSKAVTEAEDDEFGGRAQDSIVYLLNPKGKVMIDPQSLKILNNSTLNYTTELIGSSFKIESAALKSKCGCGTSFDVEGDSEKS; encoded by the coding sequence ATGTTTTTCCGGGGAAGTCGAAACTTTGTACGGTTTGCATCAAGTAATCTCGCCGCCTCTTTGGTACAGCCGCGCCAGGTGCTAAATCTGGCGGATCAGAAATTAAATCTGAATATTACACAGAGGGCTGCGAATAAGTTGAGCGATATATATGACTCGTCAAAGGAGTACCTCTCCATTGACGTCGAGAGTGGCGGGTGCCATGGATATCAGTATAATTtacacttgaagaaagaggtACCCACATCCAAAGCTGTAACGGAGGCAGAAGATGACGAGTTTGGAGGCCGCGCCCAGGACAGTATAGTATACCTGTTGAACCCCAAGGGAAAAGTCATGATAGACCCGCAGTCTCTCAAGATACTCAACAATTCCACGTTAAACTATACCACTGAGCTTATCGGGTCgagtttcaaaattgaaagtgCCGCTTTGAAGAGTAAATGTGGGTGTGGTACTAGTTTTGACGTAGAGGGAGACTCGGAGAAAAGTTAG